The Anabas testudineus chromosome 5, fAnaTes1.2, whole genome shotgun sequence region CTAGCAGCATTTTCTAAACCAACAGCGGGGGACCTGACCAAGACTTCTCCCTGCTGAGATGCTGGTGATACTGGAAGAAATGATCATTCTGATAGGTTATCAGAGGGCTGAAGCTATTACAGCTACAATCTAGCATAGATGAACAGCAGAcatgaacacattaaaacagtCCACGTCCTCCCCCACCTGGCAGCAAATGGCAATAACACCACATCAACTTGACTTGTCTGGACTGGTGAGAAGTAATTCTGTATTCACATCTGTGTCAATATTGCTCATAATGACGACTTCATACATCGTAACTATCAATAGCTAAACAAATTATTAACATCTGACCAAAAAGCTTTAGTCCTGGGTGAGATATTGGTTAATAAAAAGTCAAGTATTAGACTAGACAAAGTCAATCATGTGAGGGTTTCAAAGCTCCATATCCATTCTCACAGGTTAAGCATCGTGTTCTGTGGAGTTAATTTATAAGGAGGGATAGGAGACCAGCTTGACTGCAATGTTCCTGGCTGTGACAGCTTGATGTGGGAAAAAAATGAGGAACAATCCAACTGACTAACACTGTTCTTTATGCGCACTGCATTCACGTGCATTTACTAAACTTCAAACATCATAGGGTGTCATGGAAACAACTTCACATGACCAAAATGTGAAAACTCCACTGTGAGTAACAGGTCGAGACAGGTGGCATTACGCAACTTGCACAGAGGAATGTGCCGTCTCTTACTTCTGCATTGTTGGGAGGCTAACCCTCTGCGGAGTGAAATTCGAGCATGCAGTGTGGGCGTGGgagtttacagtgtgtgtttttcatcttgtgggtgtctgtagtttgtgtgttggAGCGAGACAGACAGTAAACCTCTCTCACCTGTGTGGTCCACAGCTGCAACAGTAAAGCTCTCTTCTGCATTTCTGCATCTACTCCTTCCTCTTGCAGGAGGTGGCAGTAGTTCCTCTGCCAGGAGCTTGGCCCGGACCCTCCACTGAGCCAGCTTGGGGACAGCAACTCCCACAGCTGCTCCCGGGATGAGCTGGCCACTTTGTTCTCTACTGTTAGACACAAAGAGAACAGTTACAATGCTGTGTAGATATAACAACAGATAGGactttgaaatgaaaagcagtTTCACTTTGATTTACGATTGCACAGCTTACCTCTGTTGATTGAGCGGCGAGCCAGTTTGGCGAGAAGATCATCAAACTTGCGGAACTCTGTGTAGACTGTTGCAGCATTGTCTTTCCCCTCAAACAATGTAAGATACCCGGCTctgataaaaagaaagaaaaagtttaattttaaagtttaaacatttttcgTAATGGTATAATCACTGATATAATCAGATTTAATGTATCTTGCTTTGTTAACATGCTGTCTGTTACCTGAAGACTAGGCTGTAACAGAAACTAAAGAGTCCATCCTCTCTCCATTCTGTAGCGTCACATCCTCTCTGGTCACTTAGCAGCAGCCACTGAAGGTGAGTGTTCATGGTATTGTTGAGCTTGGAGAGACTAAGACCTTGAAAATGcctaaagaaaataaaggtgATCTTGAGAACACTTGCTTATAACATATTTGTCTCATCATGTCCATGAGACACCTTGATTACTGTTCACACAGGACAATTTCACATAGAAGATGCATTAATTACCGTTCCATCaattttctctctgcttcaggTTTGATGCTCGGCAGCACCAGACTGAAGATCCTTTGCAGGAGCTGGCTTCTTATGTGTTTGAAGTCAAGGGACGTTACGTCATTCAGCACGGCGTCGTAGGAGTTTGGGTCCAAGAGCACAGTCACGTAATGACCAGCAACACAGACCTGCAGGGGATGTCATTTACCATATTCAAACATCTTATATAAAATATCCTTGACcctaaaaaagtaaaacagcttAAAAGTAAATGTGGGAATAAATTGAACTAACTTAACTTTATGAAGTTATTACCACCACATACTGAtgtctttctcattttcattattatttgcTATATTAGATTAAGATCTTCTTGTTCTTCATGCAAAACAAAGATCTATTCGAAaccattacatacagtatacattttgctgctgtatttgaaagtcaaattattattttcataaagCTCAAAGCAGCTTTTCAACACCTGCCCTTtctaaaaaaaatcccaaatcctccatcatcatcagcttACTGTGAAGATGTCCCCGTGTTTGTCTTTCATCCGGGCCAAAAACTTTGCAGCGTCTTTTCCAAACTCAAGTGCGTGGCCCAACCATGGAAGGACACCTTTGTCCAACGGTGGCTCATTTTTCTGCCTGTCAGGTAAAAAGAAACCGATTAAATTGCAAGAATGGGATACAGTTCATTTATCAACATTTCAATCTCGCCCAACAGGTTTGGAGTTAACGTTGAAACGCCATACAGCACAGAAGCCACAGCATGAGTGACAAGAATAATTTCAAGTTatgatgctttttttaaagcaaTACTAAATAcacaaagttttgtttgtttattttctggaCTCATATAATTCTAATGTTTaacaaaattgtattttaaaacataattgtAATATAATAAACTTGCCTCACTATAGAAAGTAAAAAAGATAAAGTCTTTCTAAATTCTTACATTTATCAGATATGATTTTGCAGTATAATACAAACCTCCACTTATACAGCTTGTATGAATGAACAACTGCTAAAATTATagaaatgcataaaaaatgtaattaaggcCTTTACCTTACTCGAGTGGAGAACAGGACAACTAGTAGAAGCAGTCCGCTAAGCAGTAAGAATATTGTCCATAACATGTTTCCGTAAAGTCTGAGAGTCGGATAGGAAGCTTTCCCGCAGATTGTTTACTCCATAGCCAGCCAGCAGCTCACTTATATCCGTGAGTCTGCCTCAACTGTTAACACCAACTTATTAGAAGACCTGGGAAGGTGTGGCTGATGACACAAAGTGTTACACAATACTGTACTGAAGCGCGTCAGAAGCCACAGAAACCACATGCAAAGTTGGTCACACAGGGAGATACTGCTCAAAATAACTGACTTCTATGAGTTAGATCTTATTTCACAATAATTTCAGAATATTACCAAAGAGCCTGCAAAAATAGTCACTTTAAACTGTGTATGGAAGATAAAAAACGTTCCTGGCAGAACATTTTACAGAAGTGATGTCATCGAGATAAAGACTCGTGTTTCATTTAGTGAAGGATGATGTTCATGTGTCACATGTTTTGTAAGTTAAGTCACATTGTAATGTTTTCCAGCGTTTGATGATGTGAAATATTTGGTATAGCAACATCTAATTTACCTTTTACattgtgaaatgtttatttttttattactgaaaatgtcttttagtGTCAGCTGATGACAGACTGAAACCAGTGATTAAGTGCACAAATCGCGAGCACATTTAGTTTAACAATAGTTTTGTTTATATCTAATTGTTAATATTCATGTAATTACTTTATTAGTTATTCCTTTAATAACTTAAATTGATGACTGCTCCGGTTTATACCTTACTAGACTAAATGTAACCAACTCAATACAcctagataaaaaaaaatctaatgattatatttacaatttaaaatatacagaTAGGTCCATAAATAACAGGGTGATGAtacttttttttgtcctctgtacaccaccatgttgaatttgaaatgaaacactcaaaTATGTGCCAGGTCAAGACTTTCAGTTTGACAAATCCATGgcattaaaaaaatttaatggCTAACAAGTGGTTGCTTGGCCAGGTGTGGCCTGTTCCCTCATTTACTCTGTGACTAATCAAGCAGGTAAAAGGCCTGGAGGTGGTTCTGAGTGAATGGGCATCTAGTTGTGGTTCAAGGGAACTTTCAGCATGAGgccataattaaaaaaaaaaaaaaactagactGATCAGTGAGATAGCAAAGCATTGTAAGTGGCCAATACAACAGTCtgggacttttttttattaagaagGAGCTACGTTTATGACCACAGATGACAATAAAGGTGGATGACTGCAGAATTTTGTCCACGAATAGCTACTTCACAACATCTAGTAAAGTCACTGTAAAGGTCTACAGTCAAGAGATGgatttattaaagtaaaaacagaagcTTTACAACAAGCTGCAAAACACTGTGTTCTACAACAGACAGGTCGGATTAGACTTAGctgaaaaacaccaacagaaaacCGCCTGACTAGTTTTGAAATAAGATTCtctggactgatgaaaccaagagTAAGTTGTACCAGAATGAcgaggagagaaaagaacaaagtatCATGATGAAATctgaactttatttattttatctagtCATTGACTAGAAATGATTTCTGGTATTAAGAGCAATCTTTATGTTTGTAATAATGTTAGTTTGTTCCATTGTATATGAGcctccagatgtgtgtgtgtatgaaagtgGATGAAATGATGGTTAAAGCCATGGTTTTGTCAAACCCCTTGAAAGCTGAAAGTCTAGACTTCCCtcactgatttatttcaaattaattaagGTGGTGTACAGAAGCcgaaaaccaaaaaaacatcCTGAGCAGCATCCTGATGCCTCTGATCCAGCAGGACACTGTTCATGTTTAGTAGGTGTggaccagcagagggcagtcATACACCTTTCAGCAGCTGTTGGCTGTCATTTGTTACTGCTCTGTTTAAATCATAAAGGTAAACAGCTAATGGATAAACTCTCCCAGATCCCTCCATGACTTATTTGTTATCCggtaaaatattattattttttattaaacgTTTAAAAGTCACAGTAATCATGTAAGTTAAACTACTGCATGGGACTGGACTATCAGACAGCACGGTGCCTCCACTGGCTGCTAGCTGTGAGTAGCAGTGATTGTGGACAGGGTAAACACACAggtggtaaacacacacacatatagtttTTCACCCACCacatatgatttattatttttaatcaactgAAGCACAAGCTACACTTTACCTGCAGCTGGTTATAATCTGGTGTTAACACTGGAGTGAACAGCTGGGTTAACTAGCGTTAGCTCTGTGAACTAGCTCCCCTCTTTATCTATCTATGACACAAACGTGCTGTCAAAACTAGTCTACTGCACAAAATGTTACAGACATATCATAATATAAGCCGCCCAGATCACAGACAATACAATTAATAGTGTTTTGTGTAGGGAGTTCTCAAACTAGCCGCTAGCTGCAGTTAGCCTAGTGGTCTCCTTCTGTGTGCTCTCCGCTAACTGACCGGATTAGAAACAACAACCCGAAACTTTAGTTCCTACAGTAAACAAAACACCCACGACATTTATTTTGGATGATGCAGCTCTTGTAGTAGTTCTGTGGATGCcaatatacataaaaaataaacatacgTTTCTTTCAGGGTCAACCCTGTTCATGACATAATATAATATCCTCAACCAAGTGctgcattttacattaaaacccATAAATATTCAATAGTAGAAGAAAGTATGAACATATGTCACCTGAACCTAATAAAAACAAGGAGGCAAATGAGAAGCCTCCTAAAGATGTCAACAAAACTTATAATAGTTAACATAAAAACCATGAACAAAAGGTAAGACTTGTTAATCACTACTCATTTTACTGCTTTGTAATACACATTTTAGTGGATATTAAGCTTTGACTTTTAAATAGAAAGTAGGTAAATTTATTACAAACTTTATAAGTTTGACTAATTTCAAATAATTATTCATGTACTGTAGGCATTTCAAATGTTCAAGATTACTGCAATTACAGTAATCTATATTACTACTATATTTTTGAagtcttttgttttcctcttgaaGAAACAGGTTTATATGGTCTTCAGATATTCCCAAAGGGAAGGGGCCAGCAAATGTGCCAGCCAATAGCAGCAGCGTATCAAGAATAATGCTGTTATTATGTTAATGACCCTAAACAGTCTGTTTCAGAAAGGTGGGTGTGGTGCACTTTAAACCAAATGACTTTAAACAAACAGACCCTGGTACAAACAACATCACATACAGTGTCATACAAAGTTTTATTTGTCTGAATTCATTTACACACGCACACGCTAAATTTTTAACTGTCATATAAAACAGCCACTTTTAAATCCAATAATTAATCTTCTTGACCtcatcataaaaataattttcaggGTCCAGATTCATAATGAGTGGATggttaaaaatagttttattttcaaagtcAGATTGAAGCCACATTTTTGCCATTATTTATTTCCAGTCAGACAAAGCATCAAGGTCAGGTAAAGCTTTTCTACCCTACCAGTGAAGAATCCCAAATGCATGTTACTGTTATATTATTAACGCTCTCACACATAAACtttactttgtagaaaacacCAATTTATCAGATGCAATCCAATAATTCTGTGATGCAAACAGTGCAAATAGAATTATATTCAAAATTATCCTAAATATCCTTTATACATTTTAGTGAGTAATTAAAGCATAATCAGGTAACTGTATGTGAAGTCATctatgtttaaataataaagtcaCACACTGAACATTACACATAATACTGTATTACTACACTGTAGTATTACTTATTGGCCTTGTGAAGGAatgcaatttatttattttattgtgggCATATGATGATTTCTCCTCCAGTAAAGACTCATAAGTGGATAGTGCCATGTCCTAGTTTAACAAAgctttttcacattattttaaaatctgtaccATCTCTGTGGCCAAGGACTGGTGACTTACATTTGCTCAGGAAATGTGAAGTTGGAGTGCAGATTGCATGGTGAGAACTGAGCGGTTCTCCTACGGGTTTCTCCTGGGCTCTCTCCCAGATTTAGCAGTTGTCACAGTCTGACAGTAGACAACAGATTTCCTGACAATCGGGTGCAAAGACAGACAGTGCTGTTTGACACATATCAAAATGCAGCCTCTTCACAAATCAGCTCAGTCGGAGTGCTCAGTTATCCCTGTCCTATACATCAGTTGACATTCCtttgagacaaaaacacattaggGGAAAATGGACGATTGTGCTGGACGAGACAGGAAGTTATTTGATGCACTTGCCAGCAAACAGGTGCGGAAATGACGGAAAGCGTAAGGGAGAGTTACACGTTGAGCTCTTTTGGCTTTGTTTATAATTATTCTATAGTTATGAAAAGCTATACAGTCTCATAATTGAAGGAGATAAGGATCCTACACATTACAAATGATGGAGTTCGTTAAAGGGGCGATTCATTTACAAGTGTTATTATAGACATAGGTTATGGCTATGTTCACAACCTTATTGTTAATTACTACAGATACACAACTTGCTAAATGTGATGGGTGACAGAGATTGCTTAATTGTGTTAATCCCTTCAATCAACCTAAACTACCAACTATCAGCTGGCAACTAGATTCAGTTTCACCTTCTGATGATTGAGCTATAAGATCTGGATTcatattattattgctgttagCAACATATCTGTCATTGGCTTTGGTTTCCATATCAGTTCACTGAGAGGAATCTTAAATGATCCATGGGAAGTGGTGAAGAATAGAGGGGGTTGGGGGAGGAGACTGACTTTCACATCCATTCAGccttttctgcagcagcactgaacttgcagagagggagagggggggggagagagaaaaagggcaGGCTGGACAGTGTTTTGCAGAAGCAGCTCGGTGCTATTATCGCAGAGGCAGCCGTGGCTgttccctccttccctcctcagCTCACTCCAGGCTTTTGACATGCACATCAAACGTGAACTGTTTTCCGATCCACTGAGGAGCGCGGGTGAAGAGGTGCGTTCAGGGACGGAGATCATCAGGCACTTTTAGCTCGTCGTCGCCTGGATCGCAAAAGCAGCAACATCGCAGAGACTCAAGTGCTGTTTGATCCCTCAAGTTGCAGCAAGCGTGCGATGAATCGCCTCTGATTGTTGCCCAACTATCGGGAGAGGACTGCGGACGCTGCATTGTGGCAACTGAGACGCTGAATCCTCCCCGAGGATTGCACAACCCGTTCTCCCCCAAAAATGTCATCTCAGGCGAAAGTCAAGAAGGACAAAGAGATTATTGCTGAATATGAGACACAAGTGAAAGGTTGGTAACGTGCAGGCCTGATCGTATTGTTATTCAGCTTGTCAGTGCACTATTGCGTAACTTTACCGCCAGCTTCATTGGCTTTTAGTGTGCAGTGATGTGGGGTGGGACAGACTGTATGGCTGGAGATGACACATCTCTTTAGGAAAATGTCCCACAAATTCATGCCATTGTGCCGTGAAGGATGGACTTGTTATTGTCGTTGCATGCATGCAGTAATACAAGCATTAGGATGTAACTTGGTTAGACTGGTTTTCTTTGTAAGGCAGATGACTGTGTGCTCTAACCTCAGAGCTGCAACAATGC contains the following coding sequences:
- the ptgis gene encoding prostacyclin synthase, which codes for MLWTIFLLLSGLLLLVVLFSTRVRQKNEPPLDKGVLPWLGHALEFGKDAAKFLARMKDKHGDIFTVCVAGHYVTVLLDPNSYDAVLNDVTSLDFKHIRSQLLQRIFSLVLPSIKPEAERKLMERHFQGLSLSKLNNTMNTHLQWLLLSDQRGCDATEWREDGLFSFCYSLVFRAGYLTLFEGKDNAATVYTEFRKFDDLLAKLARRSINRVENKVASSSREQLWELLSPSWLSGGSGPSSWQRNYCHLLQEEGVDAEMQKRALLLQLWTTQCNAGPAAFWLLGFLLTHPEAMEAVKSEIRDLTLQDISLQHAPISLLEAHRTPVFDSVLSETLRLTAAVMINREVVQGKILHMANGQEYHLRQGDRVCLFPFLSPQMDPEIHQDPQIFKYDRFLNEDMTVKDTFYKNEKRLKWYTMPWGAGKNMCVGKEFAVATIKQFVFLVLTHLDLVMCDPEAKLPPVNPSRYGFGMLQPDGDMQIRYRLKRTQHEM